A single genomic interval of Sphingobium sp. WTD-1 harbors:
- a CDS encoding Tn3 family transposase, translated as MPRRVTLTDRQREALLHLPVDQGELLRHYTLSDEDLGHIRQRRRAHNRFGFALQLCVLRYPGRVLAPGELIPAQVSDFIAAQLGLTSDDLLLYAAREETRHEHLADLRRIYGYRSFSGRGARDLREWIAREAEAATSNEDLARRFVAECRRTRTILPGSSTIERLCADALVEAERRIEDLIAHRITPTLSENLAHLLEDTVDGRVTRFVWLRQFEVGANSAAANRLMDRLEYLQRFDLPADLLDGVPAHRVTRLRRQGERYYADGMRDLPEDRRLAILAVCTLEWRSSLADVIVETHDRIVGRLYRASERLCNTRIADEKAAVRDTLKSFAEIGGALLGAQDDGTALDGIIATGPGWERFRTLVATASALTNVLAADPLSRVLDGYHRFRLYAPRMLRLLDMQAAPIATPLLAAVAMLRNGIKVDPPVDFLRPNSKWHRHLRAEPSGDHRLWEIAVLFHIRDAFRSGDIWLAGSRRYGDLKQLLVPPQAIEQTARLAVPLRPGEWLAERRARLDTRLKEFGRAARTGTIPGGIIENGKLHIDKLRADTPEGAEDLVLDLYQQLPPARITDLLLEVDERTGFSEAFTHLRTGAPCSDRIGLMNVLLAEGVNLGLRKMAAATNTHSFWELLRIARWHVEGSAYDRALAMIVEAHAALPMAAFWGQGQSASSDGQFFLATEQGEAMNLINAKYGNVPGLKGYSHVSDQYAPFATQVIPATVSEAPYILDGLLMNDAGRRVRQHFADTGGFTDHVFAACALLGYRFAPRIRDLPQKRLYAFTPNATPANVRALVGGKINEPLIERNWPDILRIMATIAAGIVAPSQILRKLASYPRQNELALALREVGRIERTLFMIDWILDAGLQRQAQIGLNKGEAHHALKRAISFHRRGEIRDRSGEGQHYRIAGMNLLAAIIIFWNTMKLGEVVNTRAASGTHIAPDLLAHVSPLGWEHINLTGEYRWPKSLA; from the coding sequence GCGCTGCTTCACTTGCCGGTCGATCAAGGTGAGCTGCTGCGGCACTATACCCTCAGCGATGAGGATCTCGGGCATATCCGCCAGCGCCGGCGCGCCCACAATCGTTTTGGCTTCGCGCTGCAACTGTGCGTCCTGCGCTACCCGGGCCGGGTGCTCGCTCCTGGCGAGTTGATCCCGGCGCAGGTATCGGATTTCATCGCGGCCCAGCTCGGCCTGACCAGCGACGATCTACTCCTCTATGCCGCGCGCGAGGAGACCCGGCACGAGCATCTGGCGGACCTTCGCCGAATCTACGGCTATCGCTCCTTTTCGGGGCGGGGCGCACGGGATTTGCGCGAATGGATCGCTCGGGAAGCCGAGGCGGCGACATCGAATGAGGATCTTGCCCGTCGCTTCGTTGCGGAGTGTCGCCGCACCCGCACGATCCTTCCCGGCTCCTCGACGATCGAGCGCCTTTGCGCCGATGCGCTGGTTGAGGCCGAGCGCCGGATCGAGGATCTTATCGCCCATCGCATCACGCCAACCCTGAGCGAGAATTTGGCTCACCTGTTGGAGGATACGGTGGATGGTCGCGTCACGCGCTTCGTATGGCTGCGACAGTTCGAGGTTGGCGCAAATTCAGCAGCCGCTAACCGGCTGATGGATCGACTGGAATATCTTCAAAGGTTCGATCTTCCGGCGGATTTGCTGGACGGCGTGCCGGCGCATCGTGTGACCCGGCTTCGCCGGCAGGGCGAGCGCTATTACGCCGACGGCATGCGTGATCTGCCCGAAGACAGGCGGCTTGCGATCCTCGCTGTCTGCACCCTGGAATGGCGGTCATCGCTGGCCGATGTCATCGTGGAGACCCACGATCGCATCGTAGGCCGTCTCTATCGGGCCTCCGAACGCCTTTGCAACACCAGGATCGCCGACGAAAAGGCGGCCGTTCGGGACACGCTGAAGTCCTTTGCCGAAATCGGTGGTGCTTTGCTTGGAGCGCAGGACGATGGCACGGCCCTGGACGGGATAATCGCCACCGGGCCTGGCTGGGAACGGTTCAGAACCCTTGTCGCCACGGCCTCCGCGCTGACCAACGTGCTCGCGGCCGACCCGCTCAGCCGTGTGCTGGACGGCTATCACCGTTTCCGCCTCTACGCGCCCAGGATGCTGCGCCTGCTCGACATGCAGGCGGCGCCGATCGCCACGCCTCTTCTGGCGGCCGTTGCGATGCTGCGTAACGGGATCAAGGTCGATCCGCCGGTGGATTTTCTACGTCCCAACTCGAAATGGCATCGTCATCTTCGCGCTGAGCCCAGCGGCGACCACCGGCTTTGGGAAATCGCGGTGCTGTTCCACATCCGCGACGCCTTCCGGTCCGGTGACATATGGTTGGCGGGATCGCGCCGCTATGGCGACCTCAAGCAGCTTCTGGTCCCGCCACAGGCGATAGAGCAGACCGCGCGGCTCGCCGTGCCGCTGCGGCCCGGCGAATGGCTGGCCGAGCGCAGGGCTCGACTGGATACACGGCTGAAGGAGTTTGGCCGCGCGGCGCGAACCGGCACGATCCCAGGCGGCATCATCGAGAACGGCAAGCTGCACATCGACAAGCTGAGGGCCGACACGCCCGAAGGGGCCGAGGATCTCGTGCTCGATCTCTATCAACAGCTCCCGCCCGCGAGGATCACCGATCTGTTGCTGGAAGTCGATGAGCGAACCGGATTTTCCGAGGCGTTCACGCATCTGCGCACCGGCGCGCCCTGCAGCGACCGGATCGGCCTGATGAACGTGTTGCTGGCGGAAGGCGTCAATCTCGGTTTGCGCAAGATGGCGGCGGCGACCAACACGCACAGCTTCTGGGAATTGCTGCGGATCGCGCGCTGGCATGTCGAAGGCAGCGCCTATGATCGGGCGCTCGCCATGATCGTGGAGGCCCACGCCGCCCTGCCCATGGCCGCCTTCTGGGGACAAGGGCAATCGGCATCCAGCGACGGGCAGTTCTTCCTTGCTACCGAGCAGGGCGAGGCGATGAATCTGATCAACGCGAAATATGGCAACGTCCCGGGCCTCAAGGGATACAGCCATGTGTCCGATCAATATGCGCCGTTCGCAACCCAGGTGATCCCGGCAACGGTCAGCGAGGCTCCCTATATCCTGGACGGGCTGCTCATGAATGACGCGGGCCGCCGCGTTCGCCAGCATTTTGCCGACACGGGCGGCTTCACCGATCATGTGTTCGCCGCCTGCGCCTTGCTCGGCTACAGGTTCGCCCCCCGTATCCGCGATCTCCCTCAGAAAAGACTCTATGCCTTCACGCCCAACGCGACGCCGGCCAATGTGCGAGCGCTGGTCGGAGGTAAGATCAATGAACCGCTCATCGAGCGCAACTGGCCCGACATCCTGCGCATCATGGCGACGATCGCAGCGGGGATCGTCGCCCCCAGCCAGATTCTTCGCAAGCTCGCCTCTTACCCGCGCCAGAATGAGCTGGCCCTCGCATTGCGAGAGGTGGGCCGCATCGAGCGAACCCTGTTCATGATCGACTGGATTCTTGATGCCGGCCTCCAGCGCCAGGCTCAGATCGGCCTCAACAAGGGTGAGGCCCACCACGCCCTAAAGCGCGCCATCAGCTTCCACCGCCGAGGTGAAATCCGGGATCGATCCGGCGAAGGCCAGCACTATCGCATCGCCGGAATGAACCTGCTCGCCGCCATCATCATATTCTGGAACACCATGAAGCTCGGCGAGGTCGTCAATACCCGGGCCGCCAGCGGTACCCATATCGCGCCTGATCTACTCGCCCACGTCTCGCCGTTGGGATGGGAACACATCAATCTAACCGGGGAATATCGCTGGCCCAAATCCTTAGCGTAG
- a CDS encoding DUF6118 family protein, with the protein MVQKIDATLQRADALVTAARDGATPRHVVDRIVAAGGDARAEDRRTIATAAAELKDATRALQGVTASARRGYEQNRWLMWTAIGGVVLGMVLWAAFAGVVARAVPASWQWPEKMAARALDLSMWEGGQRMMQAASPTAFRAIIAADRMVLANRETIEGCSKAAARTRETVRCTIKVGASLEEQQDSDR; encoded by the coding sequence ATGGTGCAGAAGATCGACGCCACCTTGCAGCGCGCCGACGCGCTGGTGACGGCAGCCAGGGACGGAGCAACGCCGCGTCACGTTGTTGACCGGATCGTAGCGGCAGGCGGTGACGCCCGCGCCGAGGACCGGCGGACGATCGCGACCGCAGCCGCAGAGCTGAAGGATGCAACTCGGGCGCTTCAGGGCGTCACCGCATCGGCGCGGCGGGGCTACGAGCAGAACCGCTGGTTGATGTGGACGGCGATCGGCGGAGTGGTGCTCGGCATGGTGCTTTGGGCGGCGTTCGCCGGCGTCGTCGCGCGTGCCGTGCCGGCGAGCTGGCAATGGCCGGAAAAGATGGCGGCGCGAGCGCTCGACCTGTCAATGTGGGAAGGCGGGCAGCGGATGATGCAGGCTGCCTCGCCCACCGCGTTCCGCGCGATCATAGCGGCCGACAGGATGGTGTTGGCCAATCGCGAAACGATCGAAGGGTGCAGCAAGGCCGCAGCCCGAACGCGCGAGACGGTGCGATGCACAATCAAAGTTGGTGCTAGCCTTGAGGAGCAGCAGGATAGCGACCGCTAG
- the lgt gene encoding prolipoprotein diacylglyceryl transferase has translation MDSHIAFASLGLSPIAISIGPLDIRWYSLAYIAGIIAGWWYLLRLLAQPAAPMNRAQADDLVFYATLGVILGGRLGYVIFYGPEMIFDPLQILKLWDGGMSFHGGAAGVSLALILFARRHGLEWLRVHDYVACTVPIGLFFGRLANFVNGELWGKPTDVPWAIVFPGSRDGLARHPSQLYEAGLEGLVLFAVLACLFWFTNARRRPGMLVGVFLLGYGLARFIVEFFREPDAQLVGFTARTGLHMGQWLTVPMIAAGIYLIVAAWRAGSRNQQGKSVKSEPAIMPKSSCSE, from the coding sequence TTGGATAGCCATATCGCATTCGCCAGCCTCGGATTGAGCCCGATAGCCATCTCCATAGGCCCGCTCGACATCCGCTGGTACTCGCTGGCCTATATCGCCGGCATCATTGCCGGGTGGTGGTATCTGCTGCGGCTGCTGGCCCAACCAGCGGCCCCGATGAACCGCGCACAAGCCGACGATCTCGTGTTCTACGCGACGTTGGGCGTTATCCTCGGTGGCCGTCTCGGCTATGTGATCTTTTACGGTCCTGAGATGATCTTCGACCCCCTGCAAATCCTCAAGCTGTGGGACGGCGGCATGTCGTTCCACGGGGGTGCAGCTGGCGTCTCGCTCGCGCTGATCCTGTTCGCGCGACGACACGGCCTCGAATGGCTGCGGGTCCATGATTATGTCGCCTGCACCGTGCCGATCGGCCTGTTCTTCGGCCGCCTCGCTAATTTCGTGAATGGTGAGCTTTGGGGAAAGCCCACCGATGTGCCTTGGGCGATTGTGTTCCCCGGAAGTCGCGATGGCCTCGCGCGTCACCCGAGCCAGCTCTACGAAGCCGGGCTGGAAGGACTGGTCTTGTTTGCCGTGCTCGCGTGCCTTTTCTGGTTTACCAACGCCCGACGTCGCCCTGGCATGCTCGTCGGCGTGTTCCTTCTTGGCTATGGGCTCGCTCGCTTCATTGTCGAATTCTTCCGGGAGCCGGATGCCCAGCTTGTCGGCTTCACAGCCAGAACAGGGCTTCATATGGGTCAGTGGCTCACCGTGCCGATGATTGCCGCAGGTATCTATTTGATAGTCGCAGCTTGGCGCGCCGGCTCGCGCAACCAGCAGGGCAAATCAGTAAAAAGTGAGCCAGCAATCATGCCAAAATCGAGTTGCAGTGAATAG
- a CDS encoding rhodanese-like domain-containing protein yields MPTRTSKQLVSEANAIVETIAPDDAAKLVGNPKVQFVDIREPGEVAKSGLVAGAVHVPRGLLEFQVDPESPTHNAKLASGSRLVLYCGSGARSALAAKSLKEMGVENVAHVPGGFAALKDAGASIAPE; encoded by the coding sequence ATGCCAACACGCACCTCGAAACAACTCGTTTCCGAAGCGAATGCGATTGTCGAAACTATCGCGCCTGACGATGCAGCCAAACTTGTCGGCAATCCCAAGGTCCAGTTCGTTGACATCCGCGAGCCAGGGGAAGTCGCAAAATCGGGGCTGGTGGCTGGTGCGGTGCATGTCCCGCGTGGCCTTCTGGAATTCCAGGTCGATCCTGAAAGCCCCACCCACAATGCCAAACTCGCCAGTGGATCGCGGTTGGTGCTCTATTGTGGGTCCGGCGCCCGCTCGGCGCTGGCCGCAAAATCACTCAAGGAGATGGGCGTGGAGAATGTCGCCCACGTCCCCGGCGGGTTTGCGGCGCTCAAGGATGCCGGCGCTTCAATCGCACCGGAATAA
- a CDS encoding MBL fold metallo-hydrolase: MIFRQLFEPESSTYTYLLGCPETRKAVLIDPVLETIERDLAALQELDLELAYTLETHVHADHVTSACYLRSLTGSKIAYPAMDGLPCADVGVAEDQPLTVGALKLQPLFTPGHTDAHHTYLVEQPDGLRAFTGDALLIDGCGRTDFQNGDAATLYHSVTQKIFTLPGDGLIYPAHDYNHRHITTVAQERERNPRLAGKTVQEFVAIMAALDLPYPKKIDVAVPANKLCGDCPTDLPEMLRQIGGKSEQG, from the coding sequence ATGATCTTTCGTCAGTTGTTCGAGCCGGAGTCCTCGACCTACACCTACCTCCTCGGTTGCCCGGAGACGCGCAAAGCCGTCCTGATCGATCCTGTCCTCGAAACGATCGAACGCGACCTTGCCGCGCTTCAGGAACTGGATCTCGAACTGGCTTATACGTTGGAGACGCATGTGCATGCGGACCACGTCACATCGGCCTGCTATCTGCGCAGCCTTACCGGCTCCAAGATCGCGTACCCCGCCATGGACGGCCTTCCCTGTGCTGACGTGGGGGTCGCCGAGGACCAGCCTTTGACTGTCGGCGCGCTCAAGCTTCAGCCGCTGTTTACGCCGGGGCACACCGACGCCCACCATACCTACCTGGTTGAGCAGCCCGATGGTCTTCGCGCCTTCACCGGCGACGCCCTGCTAATCGACGGCTGTGGCCGCACCGACTTCCAAAACGGTGACGCCGCCACCCTTTATCACTCCGTCACGCAGAAGATTTTCACGCTGCCGGGCGATGGTCTGATCTACCCGGCTCACGACTACAATCATCGCCACATCACGACAGTGGCGCAGGAGCGTGAACGGAACCCGCGCCTTGCGGGCAAGACCGTTCAGGAATTCGTCGCGATCATGGCCGCTCTCGATCTTCCCTACCCAAAGAAGATCGACGTTGCCGTTCCGGCAAACAAGCTTTGCGGTGATTGCCCGACAGATTTGCCGGAAATGCTGCGCCAGATAGGCGGCAAGTCCGAGCAGGGCTGA
- a CDS encoding sulfite exporter TauE/SafE family protein, which produces MTPVDILTLISGVVVGFTLGVIGGGGSILALPLLLYVVGMKDPHVAIGTSALAVAANAFANLIQHARAGTVKWPCALVFGASGVIGALIGSTLGKMVAGQHLLVLFAGVMIVVGVSMLRGKSGGGDPGVRITRPIAVRLVAIGLLAGLLSGFFGIGGGFLIVPGIMLGSGMPILNAVGSSLFSVGTFGSATALNYALSGLVDWRVAGFFIAGGVAGGVAGMQTAIRLADHKGLLTRIFAFVLLAVAAYMLFRSLGGIGG; this is translated from the coding sequence ATGACGCCGGTCGACATCCTCACGCTCATATCCGGTGTCGTCGTCGGCTTTACCCTCGGGGTGATCGGCGGCGGCGGCTCGATCCTTGCCCTGCCGTTGCTGCTGTATGTCGTGGGCATGAAGGACCCGCACGTCGCGATCGGCACGAGCGCGCTGGCGGTGGCCGCCAATGCCTTCGCCAACCTGATCCAGCACGCCCGGGCCGGAACCGTGAAGTGGCCCTGCGCCCTCGTCTTCGGGGCATCGGGCGTCATAGGCGCCCTGATCGGCTCCACCCTGGGCAAGATGGTGGCGGGTCAGCATCTCCTGGTGCTGTTCGCAGGCGTGATGATCGTGGTGGGGGTTTCCATGCTGCGCGGCAAATCCGGCGGCGGCGACCCGGGCGTGCGGATCACGCGCCCCATCGCTGTGCGGCTCGTGGCGATCGGCCTTCTCGCCGGCCTCCTGTCAGGGTTCTTCGGCATCGGCGGCGGCTTCCTGATTGTGCCCGGCATCATGCTCGGCAGCGGCATGCCCATCCTCAACGCGGTCGGATCGTCGCTGTTTTCGGTGGGAACGTTCGGATCGGCGACAGCCCTCAACTATGCCCTGTCAGGACTCGTGGATTGGCGCGTGGCCGGCTTCTTCATCGCTGGCGGGGTCGCTGGCGGCGTCGCCGGCATGCAAACCGCCATCCGGCTCGCCGATCATAAGGGCTTGCTCACCCGCATCTTCGCTTTCGTCCTGCTGGCCGTGGCCGCCTACATGCTGTTCCGCAGCCTGGGCGGGATCGGCGGCTAG
- a CDS encoding DUF6691 family protein — MRKLLIALASGLIFGFGLIVSAMIAPSKVLAFLDVAAPSWDPSLALVLASAVMVSALGFALGRRRDAPLFAPAFNGPSSRSLDKKLLSGAALFGVGWGLVGYCPGPALVALSLGAPAALVFVVAMLAGMGVFALQERYRAARPGANP; from the coding sequence ATGAGGAAGCTGCTCATCGCGCTCGCCTCGGGGCTCATTTTCGGCTTCGGCCTGATCGTCTCCGCCATGATAGCCCCCAGCAAGGTTCTGGCGTTTCTTGATGTCGCCGCGCCGTCGTGGGACCCGAGCCTTGCCTTGGTGCTGGCCTCGGCCGTCATGGTTTCAGCGTTGGGATTTGCACTCGGCCGAAGGCGCGATGCTCCGCTTTTCGCACCGGCGTTCAATGGGCCATCGTCCCGGTCCCTGGACAAGAAGCTTCTCTCGGGCGCGGCTTTGTTCGGCGTCGGATGGGGCCTCGTCGGCTACTGCCCTGGTCCGGCCCTGGTCGCCCTGAGCCTCGGAGCGCCGGCGGCGCTGGTGTTCGTCGTGGCGATGCTGGCGGGCATGGGCGTCTTCGCCCTTCAGGAACGTTATCGCGCAGCCAGGCCCGGGGCAAACCCATGA
- a CDS encoding YeeE/YedE family protein codes for MEGFTPFSAIVGGALIGLSASFLWIANGRIAGISGIVGGVLAPVRGEMAWRATFLVGLLAAPLLYRAAGGLLPDLTSPAPVAVVIAAGLLVGFGTRLGSGCTSGHGVCGIARLSPRSLAATGVFLITAAATVYVARHVIGL; via the coding sequence ATGGAGGGTTTCACCCCATTCTCGGCCATCGTGGGCGGCGCGCTAATCGGCCTCTCGGCTTCCTTCCTGTGGATCGCCAATGGGCGCATCGCTGGAATCAGCGGCATCGTCGGCGGGGTGCTTGCGCCTGTCCGCGGCGAGATGGCCTGGCGCGCAACATTCCTGGTCGGCCTGCTCGCCGCGCCCTTGCTCTACCGGGCGGCGGGCGGCCTGCTACCGGACCTCACGTCGCCGGCCCCAGTCGCCGTCGTGATCGCAGCCGGCCTTCTGGTGGGATTTGGGACTCGGCTCGGGAGTGGTTGCACCAGCGGGCATGGCGTCTGCGGAATAGCGAGGCTCTCGCCCCGCTCGCTCGCCGCGACAGGCGTCTTCCTCATCACAGCGGCCGCGACTGTGTACGTCGCCCGACACGTCATCGGACTCTGA
- a CDS encoding metalloregulator ArsR/SmtB family transcription factor, with product MPPSLVKMSPELLEEKAGEAEAFLRSLASRHRLMILCSLLGGELSVTDLGERLGLTQSNLSRHLATLRDEGLVGTRREKTTIFYRITSERVLPILTELYALFCAGDEAESRES from the coding sequence GTGCCACCTTCCCTCGTTAAAATGTCTCCGGAGCTTCTGGAGGAAAAGGCCGGCGAAGCGGAAGCGTTCCTCCGTTCGCTTGCGAGCCGGCACCGTCTGATGATCCTGTGCAGCCTGCTCGGCGGGGAGTTGTCGGTAACCGATCTGGGCGAACGCCTCGGACTGACACAGTCGAATTTGTCCCGCCATCTGGCCACGCTGCGCGACGAAGGCCTGGTCGGAACACGGCGGGAGAAAACGACGATATTCTACCGCATCACGTCCGAGCGCGTGCTGCCGATCCTGACGGAACTCTACGCACTCTTTTGCGCCGGTGACGAAGCTGAGAGCAGAGAATCCTGA
- a CDS encoding multicopper oxidase domain-containing protein, translated as MLDRRSLLAGGAALFATTACSRSTPGLGGGGANPLPMPPLLDARPGRSFALRVQSGTTSFYPGRPSDTLGYNGSYLGPTIRVRRGDDVAAVVTNGLNADTTVHWHGLLIPGELDGGPHQIIAPGATWRPTLPIRQPAATLLYHSHVHGLTAEQVYSGLAGALLVTDDEEQGLGLPSEYGVDDLPLLIQDRQFENGRLVMPGGMMVAMQGRRGDTILVNGAVNPLAAVPNRLVRLRLVNASNARIYELSFSDRRSFHWIGTEGGLLEHAVALEAITLAPGQRAELLVDFTDGRSASLVTAADTNSSMMGGMGMMGRGARRTDAAAPATVLRFEPRPLGQARASGVVPTLLASRTGPDASKAVRRRRLSLNMGMGGMMGSGSGGGGLTINGKPFDMNRIDETVKLGSTEIWEVSGEMMRHPIHIHGVHFDVLTRGGGQPDVLDQGPRDTVLVKEPVELLIRFDQPAKSAPFMYHCHILEHEDNGMMGQFSVA; from the coding sequence ATGCTCGATCGACGTTCGCTGTTGGCTGGCGGAGCGGCATTGTTCGCAACCACCGCTTGCTCGCGCTCCACGCCGGGCCTCGGCGGGGGAGGTGCAAACCCGCTTCCGATGCCGCCGCTGTTGGACGCACGGCCTGGCCGCTCATTCGCGCTACGGGTCCAGTCCGGAACGACTTCATTTTATCCAGGCCGGCCGAGTGACACGCTCGGGTATAATGGCAGCTATCTCGGACCGACGATCAGGGTGCGCCGTGGCGACGACGTGGCGGCTGTCGTGACCAACGGGCTCAACGCGGACACGACTGTGCATTGGCACGGGCTTCTGATCCCCGGAGAGCTGGATGGCGGCCCCCATCAGATCATCGCGCCGGGCGCGACCTGGCGGCCCACGCTCCCGATCCGGCAGCCCGCAGCGACCCTCCTTTATCACTCACACGTCCATGGGTTGACGGCCGAGCAAGTCTATTCGGGCCTGGCTGGGGCGTTGCTGGTAACCGACGACGAAGAGCAGGGCCTGGGGCTCCCGTCAGAATATGGCGTGGACGATCTGCCCCTGCTCATCCAGGATCGCCAGTTCGAAAATGGTCGCCTTGTCATGCCAGGCGGCATGATGGTCGCCATGCAGGGCCGGCGCGGCGACACGATCCTTGTGAACGGCGCGGTGAATCCGCTGGCGGCGGTGCCAAATCGGTTGGTTCGCCTGCGGCTCGTCAACGCATCGAACGCGCGGATTTATGAGCTGTCGTTTTCCGATCGGCGGAGCTTTCACTGGATCGGAACCGAAGGGGGGCTGCTCGAACACGCAGTGGCATTGGAAGCCATAACCTTGGCGCCGGGCCAACGTGCCGAGCTTCTCGTGGACTTCACGGACGGTAGGTCCGCCTCGCTGGTGACGGCGGCTGATACCAACAGCTCGATGATGGGCGGCATGGGTATGATGGGGCGTGGCGCCCGAAGGACCGATGCCGCGGCACCAGCGACCGTGCTGCGGTTTGAACCACGGCCGTTGGGACAGGCTCGTGCCAGCGGCGTCGTGCCGACCCTTCTGGCATCACGAACTGGGCCCGACGCCAGCAAGGCGGTGCGCCGTCGCCGTCTGAGCCTCAACATGGGCATGGGCGGCATGATGGGCTCAGGAAGCGGCGGTGGCGGCCTTACGATCAATGGCAAGCCATTCGACATGAATCGCATCGATGAGACGGTGAAGCTAGGCTCCACCGAAATATGGGAGGTGTCTGGCGAAATGATGCGCCACCCGATCCATATTCACGGCGTCCACTTTGATGTTCTCACCCGCGGTGGCGGGCAGCCCGATGTTCTCGACCAGGGGCCGCGCGACACGGTCCTCGTCAAGGAACCGGTGGAGCTTCTCATCCGATTTGATCAGCCGGCCAAGAGCGCTCCCTTCATGTATCACTGCCATATCCTTGAACATGAGGATAATGGAATGATGGGCCAGTTCAGTGTTGCGTAG
- a CDS encoding DsrE family protein has translation MQRLPSNRRARLPKRAFATFLLAATMLTGGTSLAAQDNLVYPVIPGFGGIVAVPSAAERPDPKLRYRVLFNVTKAASSPDKVNPSLEKVARFVNLLGADKVHPAGDIAVIIHGPATPLVLQNAPYAARMKVAANPNAALIAALQKAGVSIRVCSQAMVGNEIMPNQVASGVEIDDSALTTLANLQIRGYALIPD, from the coding sequence ATGCAGCGCCTACCGTCCAACAGGAGAGCAAGGTTGCCAAAAAGAGCTTTCGCCACATTTCTGCTCGCGGCAACGATGCTGACCGGCGGCACCTCGCTAGCTGCACAGGATAATCTGGTTTATCCCGTAATACCGGGATTTGGCGGGATCGTGGCCGTGCCCAGTGCTGCCGAGCGGCCCGATCCCAAGCTTCGCTACCGCGTCTTGTTCAATGTCACCAAGGCCGCAAGCTCTCCCGACAAAGTGAATCCCAGCCTTGAGAAGGTCGCGCGCTTCGTGAACCTGCTAGGCGCGGACAAGGTCCATCCGGCTGGTGACATCGCCGTCATCATTCATGGTCCCGCGACCCCGCTCGTCCTGCAGAACGCGCCATATGCGGCGCGTATGAAGGTAGCGGCCAACCCGAACGCTGCGCTGATTGCCGCTCTCCAGAAAGCCGGTGTTTCAATCCGCGTTTGCAGTCAGGCCATGGTCGGAAATGAGATCATGCCGAACCAAGTGGCTTCGGGCGTTGAGATCGATGATTCGGCGCTTACAACCTTGGCGAATCTACAAATCCGGGGTTACGCGCTCATCCCGGATTGA
- a CDS encoding GDCCVxC domain-containing (seleno)protein encodes MQLTSTLTCPECGGVATETMPTNACQFFYDCRHCAAVLRPLAGDCCVFCSFGDVPCPPIQEAKANGTVAGCCG; translated from the coding sequence ATGCAGCTCACCTCCACGCTGACCTGTCCCGAGTGCGGCGGTGTCGCGACCGAGACGATGCCCACCAACGCCTGCCAGTTCTTCTATGATTGCCGACATTGCGCGGCGGTGCTGCGGCCCCTGGCCGGCGACTGCTGCGTGTTCTGCTCGTTCGGCGATGTCCCATGCCCTCCGATTCAGGAGGCGAAGGCGAACGGGACCGTGGCGGGCTGCTGCGGGTGA
- a CDS encoding mercuric transporter MerT family protein: MNKRILPHETLAASASPRRADAGLSALGALASFGAVLAAASCCVLPLALAALGVGAGLSSTFAALMPLRWALTALSLVGLAAGWWAYVRRRRTCAADRSCTVTLPSRATPIMLTIGTTLTLTALIWDRIEAPLIKALS; the protein is encoded by the coding sequence ATGAATAAAAGGATTTTGCCGCACGAAACCCTGGCCGCTTCCGCATCGCCACGCCGCGCCGACGCGGGGCTATCCGCCCTGGGTGCGCTGGCGAGCTTCGGCGCGGTCCTAGCCGCCGCATCCTGCTGCGTCTTGCCGCTCGCGCTGGCGGCGCTGGGCGTGGGGGCGGGCCTGTCGAGCACCTTCGCCGCGCTGATGCCTCTGCGCTGGGCCCTGACGGCGCTTTCCCTCGTCGGCCTGGCTGCCGGGTGGTGGGCGTATGTGCGGCGTCGGAGGACCTGCGCTGCGGATCGGTCCTGCACCGTGACCCTACCGTCCCGCGCAACTCCGATCATGCTCACGATCGGCACGACCCTGACGCTGACCGCGCTGATATGGGATCGCATTGAAGCGCCGCTTATAAAGGCGCTTTCCTGA